From a region of the Bermanella marisrubri genome:
- a CDS encoding DsbC family protein produces the protein MFQSIKSMALIATSLLVAVQVQGEEKTVEQVISESISAAQPNLIVQKATQVGDQGLYEVELTSGDVLYATPDGEYFVYGSLFHANEDGLENLTAKRQDEKRQELLAGLDAKELVVFPSEDEEKAQITVFTDVDCGYCRKLHREVPKLNEMGVTVRYLAYPRAGVYANRSQTEFTGSYKKLKSVWCDDDRQAAMTKAKATGFIKENLDCKAPIEAHLALGQQFGVRGTPAIMLESGEMLPGYMPAEQLAEKLGL, from the coding sequence ATGTTTCAATCAATCAAATCCATGGCGCTGATCGCCACTTCTCTTCTTGTAGCCGTGCAAGTTCAAGGCGAAGAAAAAACTGTCGAGCAAGTGATTAGCGAGTCTATCAGTGCAGCCCAACCTAACTTAATTGTTCAAAAAGCTACCCAAGTGGGTGATCAGGGTCTATACGAGGTGGAATTGACCTCTGGTGACGTCCTATACGCCACCCCAGACGGCGAATACTTTGTTTACGGTAGTTTATTTCATGCCAACGAAGATGGTTTAGAAAACCTAACTGCCAAGCGTCAAGATGAAAAACGTCAGGAGTTATTGGCTGGACTAGACGCTAAAGAACTTGTGGTTTTCCCCAGTGAAGATGAAGAAAAAGCCCAAATTACCGTCTTTACTGATGTCGATTGTGGCTATTGCCGTAAATTGCACCGTGAAGTTCCAAAGCTAAACGAAATGGGCGTCACGGTCCGTTATTTGGCATATCCTCGCGCAGGGGTCTATGCCAACCGCTCACAAACAGAATTTACTGGTTCCTATAAGAAGCTGAAGAGTGTTTGGTGTGACGATGATCGCCAAGCGGCTATGACCAAGGCCAAAGCCACTGGCTTTATTAAAGAAAACCTCGATTGTAAAGCGCCAATCGAAGCTCATTTGGCTTTGGGTCAGCAATTTGGAGTCCGTGGTACGCCTGCGATCATGCTGGAAAGTGGTGAAATGCTGCCTGGCTACATGCCTGCAGAACAATTGGCAGAAAAACTTGGACTGTAA